Part of the Zea mays cultivar B73 chromosome 4, Zm-B73-REFERENCE-NAM-5.0, whole genome shotgun sequence genome is shown below.
TTCTCTGCATTCCAGGTGTCGGAGCAGCAGCGGAAGACTGACCTGTTCTCGGAGAAGGTGAAGAGGTCGCCGTTCAGCAGCTCTGACAAGGTACTTCCCTTCCCAATCCATCCTGCTGCCACCATGCCACACTCATCATCTGAACAAAGCAAGTGGTCTGGTGGGAGCAGGTGCTTCAGCTGGCAGACGAGGTGGAGTGCATCTTCTCGAGGCACTTCGCGGGCAACGACAGGAAGGTGGCCATGAAGTACCTGAAGCCGCAGCAGCCCAGGAACacccacatgatcaccttcctcgtaGGCGAGTCGCCGTAGCCCTAGCTTATAACACTTCCTCGATCCGGTAGGGTTGCTCTTACTGTTCTTCTTTTGTGTGTGTGGTTCCAGGCCTCTTCACAGGCACATTCGTGTCCCTGTTCATCATATACTCGGTCCTAGCCCATGTCGCCGGCATCTTCTCTTCGACAGGAAACACAGCCTACATGGAGATCGTCTACCACGTCTTCAGGCAATCCCTGCACCCAACTCTTCCAGGCTTTATTAGGATGCAATGACTGGATATGCAGTGCAGCCTGACCTCCCAGCTGAAGTACGGGCCTTTTTTTTTTTGCTTGTTTCCGCAGCATGTTTGCACTCATCAGCCTGCACGTCTTCCTGTACGGGTGCAACCTCCTGGCGTGGAAGAGCAGCAGGATTAGCCACAACTTCATATTCGACTTCTCCCCCAGCACCGCCCTGACGCACCGCGACGCCTTCCTCTTGTCGGCGTCCATCATGTGCACCGTCGTCGCGGCGCTGGTCGTCAACCTCTTCCTCAGCAACGCCGGGGCGACCTACGCCAACGCGTTGCCCGGCGCACTTCTGCTTCTGTCAGCAGCGGCTCTCTTCTGCCCATTCAACGTCTTCTACCGCTCCACGCGCTACTGCTTCATGCGCGTCATGCGCAACATCATGCTGTCGCCGTTCTACAAGGTAAAGGAGGGCCCATTGGGGTTTCAGTTTTAGAGGAACACTGACTGCCACTGCCTGCTGGAAGCATCTCATTCCAGGATGGATGCCTTGTGACGCAGGTTCTGATGGCGGATTTCTTCATGGCTGACCAGCTAACAAGCCAGGTAAAACTGCTCTTGCCGTATCACCGTATGCATGCCAGGCATGGAGCAGCACAGCGCAGGTTCTCATGAGTCCAAGCGTCCTTTTTCTCCCCCCAGATCGCACTGCTAAGACACCTCGAGTTCACGGGGTGCTACTTCATGGCTGGAACCTTCACGACTCACGCGTATGGGAGCTGCACCAGCAGCTCCCAGTACAAGAACCTGGCGTACGTGCTTTCCTTCCTGCCTTACTACTGGAGAGCAATGCAGGTACACATCATCGGATCTAGCAATCTATCTGCTCAGAGTAATGCAAACTAATTGATGGGCTACTGCTGCTACATGTATGATGCTAGTGTCTGAGAAGGTACCTGGAAGAAGGCCATGACATCGACCAGCTCGCCAACGCGGGCAAGTACATATCGGCGATGGTAGCAGCTGCTGTCAGGTTCAAGTACGCCGCGGCACCGACGCCGTTCTGGATGTGGATGGTCATAGTGTCGTCCACAGGCGCCACCATCTACCAGCTCTACTGGGATTTCGTCATGGACTGGGGCTTCTTAGACCTCAGATCTAAGAACCGTTGGCTCCGAGACCAGCTCATCCTCAAGAACAAGCCGATCTACTATGCTTCCATGGTACTGTACCGTACCTTCTTCGCCTGTTTTTCTTCAATGCTGAACTGGTTTAGCTGATCCCAAGTTTGCACAGATGCTCAACCTTGTGCTGCGCCTGGCCTGGGCCGAGAGCGTGATGAAGCTCCGTCTCGGTATGGTGGAGTCTCGCCTGCTGGATTTCTCACTCGCTTCACTGGAAATCATCCGGCGAGGGCACTGGAACTTCTACAGGTAACTCTGGGTGTGTGGGGAGGATTAATAGAGAGCGGTAAACGTTGGTTCCAGTTTAGGCTTTGTTCGGTTACATGAGATAAAATCTCACCATAGATTTAATCTGGATCTGGATTGGGAGAATACATACCTCACATCCAATCCAATGGTGGAATTAAATCCATCATCTAATCCATATATCTTTCAAAGGTAATTATTCTTTTGATCTATGTATTCTAATATAAACTTGTTTAATATCTTTATAGATTTGTTTCATACCTAATAAGCTATGGATAGAAACCATGTTTTTCATAGTTTAAAAATTTTCCAAAACCTGGATTATATTTCATGATGGATTTAACCGAATAAAAAAAAGTAAATAGTCTTGGATTATTTTGAGGTATGGATTGTGGCATGGATTTAATTTCAATTCATGTTAATCCAGAGCCGGATTGATGTAAACGAACAAAGCCTTAGATGTTTAGCTGTAACCCTTGATGTGTATTGATCGTGCTGCAGGCTGGAGAATGAACACTTGAACAACGCTGGAAAGTTCAGGGCAGTGAAGACCGTCCCGTTACCATTCCGTGAACTTGAAACTGATTGATCAAGTCAAAGATAAGAACTTGCCAGCATGTTCCCAGGAATTTAAGGAGGGGGGCAAGAGTTCCAGGAATGGACACACTGCCCCTGCTAGTGCTTGCGCAAGGATTGGTGTTCAAGTGGGTAATAAAACAAATCAGAGAGCATAACTGCACAAGAGCAAGACGCTGCAGATTTTTAAAGATGGAATTAGCTCAGACGGTGCCGTGTAGTTGAGGCGCCAGGGTCAGGAAAGATGATGTGCGTTTACTCTTTATTGGTTGATTGAGGATTGTTGCATGCTAATCGACTAACAAATCCTTGACTTCGTCGATTCATTAACCTATGAATGTATCTGGGAACTGATGACTGAAAAATATTGCATGAAAATACATGGTGGTCAAACAGAATTTGAACCATGTTTCCATAAATAGTGTTTCAACCAAGAGATGAGAAACAGCATGAAAACatgcaaggcacaaaataagagaGAAGTACAGAAGACTGAAAATAATTTATAATTGCAGGGGTAAAAACTAGATAATATTACAGTGAAAGCGCGAGATGGTTGACACGGCAGATGACACCACATGTGAAGCATAAACAAAGTGCATATATTACATGGCATGTTGCACACAAAATAAACAAGAAATAGCTAGCTACAGCCTACAAGTACCTCCAATGTGCCGGGCGGTCTCTTGAGACGAGAAGAACCCTTGATGATGAGTAGTCAAATGTAGGACAGTACAGATCATCAGGGCCAATAGCTTCTCTCGCTGCAATGGTGTTTCCACGGTCAAAGCTGTAGGTTGGCTGCGTGTCTTCCTTAAACGTGTCAAAGGCGAACAGCCCCATACCACATGCAGCCAAGACAAGGTTTGAGTCGCCCCATACTTGGGTTATCGCAGAGTGATGGATATGAGCGTTGAATTCGGGTAACTCATAGGTGGCGACAAGTTTCCCCTTTCTCAACGAGTATTGCTGAACTCGTGATCTTGACCCTCCTTTTATTTGCAGCCTTCCTTCTGTGCTACCAATAAATACCGAGTCCCCACGTGAAAAGATTGAGTTTGCTGTGCCGCCATGTCTTGCTATTTTAAGCCCAATGCCAGCAGGTACACGAAAATCAAATACATTGACACTTTCCTGTGTGCTGAAAACACCATCATTTCCTTCCACCTCAGATGAACTAACCCTGTCAAAAAAACCAAGCAGGTGTGTTAAATGATTTGACCAGGGCAGATGTCACAGAATATATTTTGGTACATCTCTTTCACACAATCAGATATGTCATCAACAGCATGACAAGATATTTGCTTCTGTTGATACTAAAAAGAAGAAAACTTCCAAGTTTTAATAGCCCAAGCTGAGGTAAACTTGATAGGGGCTATAATAAACCTAATACATGATGCATTTTATGTAATATAAGGTTTACTGATTTACCTTTGACGCACTCCGCCGCCCACCTCAGCATCAGTGTTATTCACGTGAAGGCAGTACACTTTCTTACCAGAAGCAACAGACAACAAGGGTTGTGGGTTAAGTGAATTCACATCCCACAGCCCTATTGATTCACTCCCAGCAATTACTACTTTCCCCCTGCTACGCCATTGTAGTGGGCTGGAGTATTCCATTCCCATTACTAGATTGCTAACTTCCCATTTCATCACAACATCACCGTCACGTATATCATAAGCTGTGACCATCTTTTGCTTGCTAGCAGTAGATAGCAGGAGAGGTCCGCATGGTTTATACCACCATTGCTGCCTCTCTGTATTTGACAGCGCAGAGCTGGATCTTGATGAGCCTACATTAGAGAGAGCACCAAGAATAGCCCTGGATGTTGGAGCAAAAGTTTGAGAAGCTTCCTCCTCGACATGAAATGATTTTACTTCTCTGGTATAGTAATCCCAGCTGCAAAACCCAGGCTCCAATGCATTCCCAGCCGATGCAGCAACAACAAATCTACCAGAACATCCATCTACGCCTGGGGCACGAATCAACCAGCAATCGCCCCACGTATTATTTGATACCAAGCTGGGAGGCTTGtactcagatttgaactgcatcaATTCAGTTGAAAGAAGTGAGCACTCAGGGTATGTAATTAAATGCCAATCAAAAATGAAATTAGAGCAAATGTAGGTAGCAAATAACCAAATACCTCATGGTTTGCAATGTCATAATAGGAGCATGTGCCATCTCCATGAGCAAGAAGCACAGCTTCCCCCTCTGAAACAAACCATCCACCAGTTGAAGACTTGTTTCCTATACCCGATAACTGACTATTGCATGACTCCTCAGTTTCTTCCTGTAACATCATGGATGACTTGTTTTCCTGATCATCAAATTCTTCTAGCTCCTCTGTAGCAAGCAATTCaacttcatccttatgattgggaGCAACTGGATTCTTTGTGCTACCTTGACTTGATGTCTTGCTGGTAGCATCTGCTACTTCACATATTTTATTCTTTTCCAATTTCTTAGCTCGACGATCCTTGAAGAAATCATTTTCTTCCCCATCTAAAGAAGCCAGAAACTCCATGGCTATACTGTTCTCATCATCGCCAGGATCAGATGCGGCAGGTCTTGTTTTTCCACTACAATCTTTTTTTGCATCCACAGATAACTCCTGTTGAGTAGAAGTTGAAGATATGCGACCCCTCAACAATTTGTGGTGTGGAAAGAACCTTGCCTCCAGCTCATCAGCATTCAAGCCTTTTCCAGCTTGCTTCAGGTTACCTGGCTTTGTTATGGTACATTTTTCAGCTGTTTCAGGGTGAGAGCTCTCACATTCACTGCTATCTGCAGTACCCAGCTGTATCTTATTATCATCCTTTACATGAGAAATTGCCTTCTCAATGGCAGTGATTTCCTTCTGGATATTTGACAAGATCTGTTTTGGCTCATTCGGGTTGTTCTCATCAAGCATTTCTTTGGTTTTCTTGATATCGGTAGCAATCTTCTGAACCCTCCCTTCCAGCGCGGCTAGTTTCTCATGTAATTTGCTTGGGTACCTGTTCATAGCAGACACGGGTTTTGCTGACCCTCCCTCCCCACCTGCAGCCACTTTCTCAAAAACTCCTATCCTGTCTGCCAATTTTACCTTTTCTTCCTGCTTCCTGCCCTCTTCATTATTCTTTTGCTGTTTCCTTATTGGATCAGGGACATCATTTGAATTCACCACATGGACAGTGAAAACAGGGATGACAGAAGTCTTGCCTATATCGTCATCCTTCTGGATGGCACAACATTCCACAGATTTGGAAGCAGCCTCTCCTGGATCAGCCTTTTTGGTATTCATCTCCTTCATCAATTTATTGGGCCCCTCTTTCTTCATATTGATTTCTTCAGCTGCCTTTACCTTTGAATCAGAGCCCTTTATTTGCCCACCAACATCTTCACATTGCTTCTTCATATTAGTCACGAATGCATTTGTTTTCCCTTTGTTCTCATCACATTGCTTCAACACATTCACACAAAAGCTATCTCTTTTCCCACCGATCTGCTTGGCCTTTGCATCAAAGCTCTCCCTTTTCCTGCCAATCTCATCAGTCTGCTTCCCCTTGGCATCAAGGTCACCTCTTTTCCTGCTGATCTCATCCGACCCCTTCGCCTTCGCATCAAACCTCGCCCTTCTACCAGTGTCATCACTACCAGCGCCAGCACTCCCTCTCCTAGCCTCGGAGGCCCTGGATCCAACAACACTAATCGACCTCCTCCCTTTCTCTACAGAAGAAGCCCTGATCCCACCACTGACGCTCCGCCGCAAGCCTGCCTCCACCACGGGATCCTTACTGATGGAAGTCCTCCCCGGCAGCACGGGAGCCCTGAGGGTGGAGGCGAGCTTGGAGGAGTCCACCGAGCTTTGGATCCTGCTGGCCCGCGGGAGCGACGACGTGGACCACCGCACGGCGGAGGTGGGCTTGGACGGCTTGGACGCCGTGTTCTCCTTCCCGGCGGCGGCGGTCGTCTGCCGGGCGGATGACGAAATGGAGAAGGGCTTCGGGGTGAGCGGGCGGGTGGCCGCGGCCGTGGCCCTGCCGCCGCCGCGATCCTTGAGGCGGGAGGACATAGCGGGAGGGGATGCAGTGCTAGGGTTTGGGGGATCCGGGGATTCGGGGAAGATGGGGCGAGAGGAAAGGTCGCTCTGATTTGGATTTGGGATTGCTTGATTGATTGATTTGAAAATTAGGGGAAGGGTTGTTTCAAATTTCGAGATTGTTTGAGCGGGAGTGTTTGAGGTGGGACTGTAGTGCTGGGCCCATCTGCAGTTCTCGAGATAGCCCCGTATGGAAGAGAGAAGAAAACAAGTTCCAAGGGGTCTACACTATTTTTTTTTGTCGATAACAAAAAAATAGAGTTGTGGAGTATCGGGGTCCGGGTACCCGGATTATACCTCTAAACATGATTAATATCTAACTAAAAAATCATAAGACAAATTTTTCAAGGTCAAGAAAGGATGAGCCACGATTCGTTCGAGACCCCACTCGACGGTCGCTCAAAACTCCGTCTGGTCCGAGCCTGTCCTCGAGCAAGAGTAGCACTCTGGGAAATCCTCGTCTTGCCCGAGGTTTCCTATTCACGAAATGGcggtttccgcctcgcccgagtccATCTCGGACAAGGGACAACCCCGAGCCCCGACTTGCACAAAGGTCACGGGAACCGTGGAGATATGAGCATTTAATGTGAATACCAACCCCACGTGACGCCGCAGTTAAACAGGATGCGATGGGACCGCTGTCCCATCCACTTTCACCAACTATAATGATGCACGCCCGGGAATAACGGACACTGCCCCCACGCCGTCTATTGTGTTCAAACAACTCTGGATGGGACGTGCATACTTCAGAGCATGGTCTCACCCTCGGGagggaactccacctcgcccaaagTCGGTCTCAACCTCGGAGAAAACTCCACCTCCCATGAACTCGGTTTCGGCAAACTGCCCCGGCAACAACTCCTGAATCTCGCAGGAGGCCACTCCGACAACTATAATAACCCCTCCTTGTATGACTACATGCCCCGAGCTCCGTCTCATCCGAGTCTGACCTCGGCCTAGATAACATCGACCAAAGGACGTCACCAACTCCtccgcgaaggctgccggcaatGGGATGGCTACAGGACCGACGTCAAGTCTACTTTACGCCATACGGGACGAATTATCATGCGCTTTTCACCATACTTACCACTGTTTCAACCACTACGACTCAGACAACACCTCCATTAGACAGGCACGGGTACGCGTCTGAGCCCCAGATCCTGGTCTCGACTCTCTATTTGGTCAAGACGCAAATACAGGGACCGGACGTCCACCTCCTGGTTCAAGTCAACAGCAAATACGAAGGTCATACCGACGATCATACCGGCTACAGGGACTCAGACTCGTCTCCTCTCCCATGCACGACAAACCGTGGCGCTCCTGGGAACActccttgaggctataaataggAAAATCTAGGGCTTCA
Proteins encoded:
- the LOC103654129 gene encoding phosphate transporter PHO1-2, with the protein product MVKFSREYEASIIPEWKAAFVDYRCLKKLVKRIKIARRDATREAGGGSSSDATSSYGFSVLDPVRALAAHFASATPPAVSPANGDEEEEDDDAESLEPDSGELVVVATAKHEREFLEKAGEELEKVNKFYAAQEADMLARGAALVEQLRILADVKRILANHAVASRRSRPAGDSPPPPPSADGRSNSGRHLLSSSSPFLQASPQSMLDGSAELPQARVAEEVMAALERNGVSFVGSGLGSKAKKDGGGKQLTGRAAALPATVRIDVPPTSPGRAALKVWEELVNVLRKDGADPAAAFVHRKKVQHAEKSIRDAFLALYRGLDLLNKFSSLNVKAFTKILKKFVKVSEQQRKTDLFSEKVKRSPFSSSDKVLQLADEVECIFSRHFAGNDRKVAMKYLKPQQPRNTHMITFLVGLFTGTFVSLFIIYSVLAHVAGIFSSTGNTAYMEIVYHVFSMFALISLHVFLYGCNLLAWKSSRISHNFIFDFSPSTALTHRDAFLLSASIMCTVVAALVVNLFLSNAGATYANALPGALLLLSAAALFCPFNVFYRSTRYCFMRVMRNIMLSPFYKVLMADFFMADQLTSQIALLRHLEFTGCYFMAGTFTTHAYGSCTSSSQYKNLAYVLSFLPYYWRAMQCLRRYLEEGHDIDQLANAGKYISAMVAAAVRFKYAAAPTPFWMWMVIVSSTGATIYQLYWDFVMDWGFLDLRSKNRWLRDQLILKNKPIYYASMMLNLVLRLAWAESVMKLRLGMVESRLLDFSLASLEIIRRGHWNFYRLENEHLNNAGKFRAVKTVPLPFRELETD
- the LOC100383852 gene encoding uncharacterized protein LOC100383852, coding for MSSRLKDRGGGRATAAATRPLTPKPFSISSSARQTTAAAGKENTASKPSKPTSAVRWSTSSLPRASRIQSSVDSSKLASTLRAPVLPGRTSISKDPVVEAGLRRSVSGGIRASSVEKGRRSISVVGSRASEARRGSAGAGSDDTGRRARFDAKAKGSDEISRKRGDLDAKGKQTDEIGRKRESFDAKAKQIGGKRDSFCVNVLKQCDENKGKTNAFVTNMKKQCEDVGGQIKGSDSKVKAAEEINMKKEGPNKLMKEMNTKKADPGEAASKSVECCAIQKDDDIGKTSVIPVFTVHVVNSNDVPDPIRKQQKNNEEGRKQEEKVKLADRIGVFEKVAAGGEGGSAKPVSAMNRYPSKLHEKLAALEGRVQKIATDIKKTKEMLDENNPNEPKQILSNIQKEITAIEKAISHVKDDNKIQLGTADSSECESSHPETAEKCTITKPGNLKQAGKGLNADELEARFFPHHKLLRGRISSTSTQQELSVDAKKDCSGKTRPAASDPGDDENSIAMEFLASLDGEENDFFKDRRAKKLEKNKICEVADATSKTSSQGSTKNPVAPNHKDEVELLATEELEEFDDQENKSSMMLQEETEESCNSQLSGIGNKSSTGGWFVSEGEAVLLAHGDGTCSYYDIANHEFKSEYKPPSLVSNNTWGDCWLIRAPGVDGCSGRFVVAASAGNALEPGFCSWDYYTREVKSFHVEEEASQTFAPTSRAILGALSNVGSSRSSSALSNTERQQWWYKPCGPLLLSTASKQKMVTAYDIRDGDVVMKWEVSNLVMGMEYSSPLQWRSRGKVVIAGSESIGLWDVNSLNPQPLLSVASGKKVYCLHVNNTDAEVGGGVRQRVSSSEVEGNDGVFSTQESVNVFDFRVPAGIGLKIARHGGTANSIFSRGDSVFIGSTEGRLQIKGGSRSRVQQYSLRKGKLVATYELPEFNAHIHHSAITQVWGDSNLVLAACGMGLFAFDTFKEDTQPTYSFDRGNTIAAREAIGPDDLYCPTFDYSSSRVLLVSRDRPAHWRYL